A genomic stretch from Anoplopoma fimbria isolate UVic2021 breed Golden Eagle Sablefish chromosome 8, Afim_UVic_2022, whole genome shotgun sequence includes:
- the LOC129094161 gene encoding guanine nucleotide-binding protein subunit beta-4, whose amino-acid sequence MSELEQLRQEAEQLRNQIRDARKACSDSTLSQITAGLDSVGRIQMRTRRTLRGHLAKIYAMHWGSDSRLLVSASQDGKLIIWDSYTTNKMHAIPLRSSWVMTCAYAPSGNYVACGGLDNICSIYSLKTREGNVRVTRELPGHTGYLSCCRFLDDNQILTSSGDTTCALWDIETGQQATTFTGHTGDVMSLSLSPDFKTFVSGACDATSKLWDIRDGMCRQSFTGHVSDINAVTFFPNGNAFGTGSDDATCRLFDLRADQELMMYSHDNIICGITSVSFSKSGRLLLAGYDDFNCNVWDTLKGERAGVLAGHDNRVSCLGVTEDGMAVATGSWDSFLRIWN is encoded by the exons ATGAGCGAGCTGGAACAGTTGCGGCAGGAAGCCGAGCAACTACGCAACCAGATCCGG GATGCCAGGAAAGCCTGTAGTGACTCCACTCTGTCACAG ATCACAGCTGGTCTGGACTCAGTGGGCCGGATACAGATGCGGACGCGACGTACTCTCAGGGGCCACCTGGCCAAGATCTATGCAATGCACTGGGGGAGCGACTCCAG GTTACTTGTCAGTGCCTCGCAAGATGGAAAGCTAATCATCTGGGACAGCTATACGACAAATAAG ATGCATGCCATCCCGCTGCGTTCTTCCTGGGTAATGACGTGCGCCTACGCCCCCTCTGGGAACTATGTGGCCTGCGGAGGCCTGGACAACATCTGCTCCATATACAGCCTGAAGACCCGAGAGGGCAACGTGCGTGTCACCCGAGAGCTACCCGGACACACAG GTTACTTGTCCTGCTGTCGTTTCTTGGATGACAACCAGATACTGACCAGCTCCGGAGACACCACCTG tgcattgtgggacataGAGACAGGCCAGCAGGCCACCACTTTCACCGGCCACACAGGGGATGTGATGAGTTTGTCTCTTAGCCCGGACTTCAAGACCTTTGTGTCGGGAGCTTGTGACGCCACCTCCAAGCTGTGGGACATTCGTGATGGCATGTGCAGGCAATCCTTCACCGGCCATGTGTCCGATATCAACGCCGTCACC TTCTTCCCCAATGGGAATGCCTTTGGCACAGGCTCCGACGATGCCACCTGCAGGCTGTTTGACCTGCGTGCCGACCAGGAGCTGATGATGTACAGCCATGACAACATCATCTGCGGCATCACCTCTGTGTCCTTCTCCAAGAGCGGCCGACTGCTCCTGGCCGGCTACGATGACTTCAACTGCAACGTCTGGGACACTCTGAAAGGCGAACGTGCAG GTGTGTTAGCGGGCCACGACAACAGGGTGAGCTGCTTAGGGGTGACAGAAGACGGCATGGCCGTGGCCACCGGCTCCTGGGACAGTTTCCTGCGGATCTGGAACTAA
- the aldh7a1 gene encoding alpha-aminoadipic semialdehyde dehydrogenase, translating to MQRCLTLTFARHSRLLFRHKFASVHCQQSAAMSGLLINQPKYSWLKELGLSEDNPGVYNGSWGGSGEVITSHCPANNEPIARVTQATMAEYEETVQKTREAWKMWADIPAPKRGEIVRQIGDALRKKINVLGSLVALEMGKIYVEGVGEVQEYVDVCDYAVGLSRMIGGPMLPSERPGHALIEQWNPVGLVGIITAFNFPVAVYGWNNAIALTCGNVCLWKGAPTTPLTSVAVTKIVAEVLEKNNLPGAICSMTCGGADIGTAMAKDERVDLVSFTGSTHVGKMVAMMVQERFGRKLLELGGNNAIIVFEDADLNLVVPSAVFASVGTAGQRCTTTRRLMLHESLHDAVVERVAKAYKQVRIGDPWDPTTLYGPLHTKQAVDQYLAAVEQAKQQGGTVVCGGKVMDRPGNYVEPTIITGLAHDAPIVHTETFVPILYVLKFKTEDEAFAWNNEVQQGLSSSIFTKDMGRVFRWLGPKGSDCGIVNVNIPTSGAEIGGAFGGEKHTGGGRESGSDSWKQYMRRSTCTINYSKDLPLAQGIKFE from the coding sequence ATGCAGCGCTGCCTCACTCTGACCTTTGCCCGGCACAGCAGGCTCCTCTTTCGACATAAATTTGCATCTGTCCACTGCCAGCAGTCAGCAGCCATGTCAGGTCTCCTCATCAACCAGCCCAAATActcctggctgaaagagctgGGCCTGTCTGAGGACAACCCTGGCGTTTACAACGGGAGCTGGGGAGGCAGCGGTGAGGTCATCACGTCACACTGCCCCGCCAACAATGAGCCGATTGCCAGAGTAACCCAGGCAACCATGGCCGAGTATGAAGAAACTGTCCAGAAGACGAGGGAGGCTTGGAAGATGTGGGCAGATATTCCAGCTCCCAAAAGAGGGGAGATTGTGAGGCAGATTGGAGATGCtcttagaaagaaaattaaCGTCCTCGGTAGCCTTGTGGCTCTAGAAATGGGCAAGATCTATGTTGAGGGAGTGGGAGAGGTTCAGGAATACGTTGATGTCTGCGATTATGCTGTTGGTCTGTCTAGAATGATTGGCGGGCCCATGCTGCCTTCAGAGAGACCAGGCCACGCCCTGATCGAACAGTGGAACCCAGTTGGTCTCGTCGGCATCATCACTGCCTTTAACTTCCCCGTTGCTGTGTATGGCTGGAACAATGCCATCGCTCTGACCTGTGGCAACGTCTGCCTCTGGAAAGGAGCTCCAACCACACCTCTCACAAGTGTAGCAGTTACCAAGATTGTGGCCGAGGTGCTGGAGAAGAACAACCTGCCCGGTGCCATCTGCTCCATGACCTGCGGGGGCGCCGATATCGGCACAGCCATGGCGAAGGATGAGCGGGTGGATCTGGTGTCGTTCACTGGCAGCACACACGTTGGCAAAATGGTGGCCATGATGGTGCAGGAGAGGTTCGGTCGTAAGCTTCTGGAGCTCGGTGGAAACAACGCGATCATTGTGTTTGAGGACGCCGACCTGAATCTTGTGGTACCCTCCGCCGTCTTTGCATCCGTGGGAACCGCTGGCCAACGCTGCACCACAACCAGGAGGCTGATGCTGCACGAGAGTCTTCACGACGCAGTGGTTGAGAGGGTCGCCAAGGCCTACAAACAAGTCCGCATCGGAGACCCCTGGGATCCCACCACCCTATATGGGCCCCTGCACACCAAACAAGCTGTGGATCAGTATCTGGCAGCTGTCGAGCAGGCCAAGCAGCAGGGTGGCACTGTGGTCTGCGGAGGAAAGGTGATGGACCGTCCTGGAAACTACGTGGAGCCCACCATCATCACAGGGCTGGCTCACGACGCTCCCATCGTCCACACCGAAACCTTTGTCCCCATACTGTACGTCCTCAAGTTCAAGACAGAAGATGAGGCGTTTGCCTGGAACAACGAGGTCCAGCAGGGCCTGTCCAGCAGCATCTTCACCAAAGATATGGGTCGGGTTTTCCGTTGGCTTGGGCCCAAAGGATCCGACTGCGGCATTGTGAATGTCAACATTCCTACAAGCGGCGCTGAGATCGGAGGTGCCTTTGGTGGAGAGAAACACACCGGAGGTGGAAGGGAGTCTGGCAGTGATTCATGGAAGCAGTACATGAGGCGTTCAACCTGCACGATAAACTACAGCAAGGATCTTCCTCTGGCCCAGGGAATCAAGTTTGAGTGA